A single region of the Lates calcarifer isolate ASB-BC8 linkage group LG3, TLL_Latcal_v3, whole genome shotgun sequence genome encodes:
- the LOC108884025 gene encoding MAP7 domain-containing protein 1 isoform X2, which translates to METMDYKELGNNFEEKLTLTEKSLPLQTDSQSIQNGDKSLGKDLLTPDDSAITDLSPKTDSSSKTETPTKTDASSKTDGRPSTPGTSSSPQPKKDSMSSEQRQKLAKERREERARYIEQQTQLQAAKKAQWLEKEEKARRLRESQLEDRRRKLEEQRLKAEKRRALLEEKQRQKLEKNKERYEAAIKRSTKKTWAEIRQQRWSWAGGLNQTSRRESRCSASTVNLPRQVDPVINNRLSKSSATLWNSPNRTRSLRLSPWESRIVERLMTPTLSFLARSRSAATLLNNSDSHSHHCSRSASASPLNACSHHHPHQNAAERWRVSSASTPDITQRQRRRNSTPVDKKKKEKKDKERENEKEKNALTKEKVQKKRQTTSPVTTTTRSRPETSTPKPKNRPPSPAAPKSRPLSPLVPAAAAGAAAAAASKTPMGKKTPPPGAKTRPKRAQTPARVQPQTVTAVAVETGHEPQQPDTPEEKKNSSNVPAIVVSSAPVTPPSLSPPVVSAASPAVPSVEPAASPAANPAPAPAASTPAAPASKPSAGTNDPEEAARALAEKRRQAREQREREEQERLEQEQRNRILREEAMAREAEERKRREEEARFMAEQQRLRDEAQRAQEEKEAQERAKAEQEENERMQRQRDEAEAKAREEAERQRIEREKHFQKEEQERLERKKRLEEIMKRTRKSDAGDKKDVKASPQVNGKDTELNKAGNLQSPSTSVLSPSQGVSGPVVNGVQPTAHQNGVAANGEAADFEQIIQLNKGSNPGQQQSGLVSEPILAFEGGEPFLMKTGPMKPQHVAEVL; encoded by the exons CTCTGCCCCTGCAGACAGACTCTCAGTCCATCCAGAATGGGGATAAGTCTTTGGGTAAAGACCTTCTGACTCCAGACGACTCAGCCATCACAGACCTCTCTCCTAAAACAGACTCCAGCTCCAAAACCGAGACCCCCACCAAGACAGATGCCTCCTCCAAGACAGATGGCAGGCCCTCCACCCCAGGCACCAGCAGCAGCCCTCAGCCCAAGAAAG ATTCGATGAGCTCAGAGCAACGACAGAAACTTGCCAAGGAGcggagggaggagagggccagaTATATCG AACAGCAAACTCAGCTGCAAG CGGCGAAGAAAGCCCAGtggctggagaaggaggagaaggccCGGCGTCTGAGGGAGAGCCAGCTGGAGGATCgcaggaggaagctggaggagcagcgACTGAAGGCAGAGAAACGCCGAGCACTGCTGGAGgagaagcaaagacagaaactaGAGAAGAACAAG GAGCGATATGAGGCAGCTATCAAGAGGTCCACAAAGAAGACGTGGGCCGAGATCCGCCAGCAGAGGTGGTCCTGGGCGGGCGGACTCAACCAGACCTCCCGCAGAGAAA GCAGATGCTCGGCCTCCACGGTCAACTTGCCGAGACAGGTGGACCCTGTCATTAACAACAGGCTGTCCAAGTCCTCTGCCACGCTCTGGAACTCCCCCAACAGAA CCCGCAGTCTGCGTCTGAGCCCGTGGGAGAGCCGGATCGTGGAGAGGCTCATGACGCCGACGCTGTCCTTCCTGGCCCGCAGCCGCAGCGCCGCCACCCTCCTCAACAACAGCGACTCTC ACTCTCACCACTGCTCCCGTTCAGCCTCTGCCAGTCCTCTGAATGCCTGCTCCCATCACCACCCGCACCAGAACGCCGCTGAGCGTTGGAGGGTCTCCTCCGCCAGCACGCCGGACATCACCCAGCGACAGCGCCGACGAAACTCCACACCG GTggataaaaagaagaaagagaagaaagacaaggagagggagaatgaaaaagagaagaacGCCCTCACAAAAGAGAAAGtgcagaagaagagacagacgaCATCACCTGTCACTACGACCACAAGATCCAGGCCAGAGACCAG caccCCAAAGCCCAAAAACAGACCCCCGTCGCCTGCCGCTCCCAAAAGCCGCCCCTTGTCCCCCTTggtgccagcagcagcagcaggagcagcagcagccgccgcCTCCAAGACCCCGATGGGCAAGAAGACACCTCCTCCCGGCGCCAAGACCCGACCCAAACGGGCCCAGACGCCCGCGAGGGTACAGCCCCAGACGGTCACTGCAGTCGCCGTGGAAACGGGCCACGAACCCCAGCAGCCCGACACcccagaggagaaaaaga ACTCCAGTAACGTTCCTGCCATCGTGGTGTCCTCTGCACCGGTCACGCCTCCTTCCCTCAGCCCACCGGTCGTATCAGCAGCTTCTCCCGCTGTGCCGAGCGTAGAGCCAGCTGCTTCTCCTGCCGCTAATCCTGCTCCTGCACCGGCTGCCTCCACCCCAGCTGCACCGGCCAGCAAGCCATCGGCAGGCACCAACGACCCAGAGGAGGCTGCTCGAGCCCTCGCAGAGAAACGCCGACAAGCCCGAGAGCAGAGGGAGCGGGAGGAGCAGGAGCGTctggagcaggagcagaggaacag GATCCTGCGGGAGGAGGCGATGGCCCGGGAGGCCGAGGAGAGGAAGcgcagggaggaggaggctcgATTCATGGCCGAGCAGCAGCGTCTGAGAGACGAAGCTCAGCGAGCtcaagaggagaaggaggcgcAGGAGCGAGCCAAAGCCGAGCAGGAGGAGAACGAGAGGATGCAGAGACAG cgGGATGAAGCTGAAGCCAAAGCCCGCGAGGAGGCCGAGCGTCAGCGcatagagagggagaaacactTCCAGAAAGAAGAGCAAGAGCGActggagaggaagaag CGCCTCGAGGAGATCATGAAGAGGACTCGGAAAAGTGATGCAGGCGATAAG AAGGATGTCAAAGCCTCTCCACAAGTCAACGGCAAAGACACAGAGCTCAATAAAG CTGGAAACCTGCAGAGCCCCAGCACATCAGTTCTCAGCCCGTCGCAAGGCGTCTCTGGTCCCGTCGTGAACGGCGTCCAGCCCACTGCTCACCAAAACGGCGTCGCGGCCAACGGAGAGGCGGCGGACTTCGAGCAGATCATCCAGCTAAACAAGGGCAGCAACCCTGGTCAACAGCAGAGCGGGCTGGTCAGCGAGCCAATCCTGGCGTTCGAGGGAGGAGAGCCCTTCCTGATGAAAACAGGCCCAATGAAGCCTCAGCATGTTGCAG AGGTCCTGTGA
- the LOC108884025 gene encoding MAP7 domain-containing protein 1 isoform X5: METMDYKELGNNFEEKLTLTEKSLPLQTDSQSIQNGDKSLGKDLLTPDDSAITDLSPKTDSSSKTETPTKTDASSKTDGRPSTPGTSSSPQPKKDSMSSEQRQKLAKERREERARYIEQQTQLQAAKKAQWLEKEEKARRLRESQLEDRRRKLEEQRLKAEKRRALLEEKQRQKLEKNKERYEAAIKRSTKKTWAEIRQQRWSWAGGLNQTSRRESRCSASTVNLPRQVDPVINNRLSKSSATLWNSPNRTRSLRLSPWESRIVERLMTPTLSFLARSRSAATLLNNSDSPSASPLNACSHHHPHQNAAERWRVSSASTPDITQRQRRRNSTPVDKKKKEKKDKERENEKEKNALTKEKVQKKRQTTSPVTTTTRSRPETSTPKPKNRPPSPAAPKSRPLSPLVPAAAAGAAAAAASKTPMGKKTPPPGAKTRPKRAQTPARVQPQTVTAVAVETGHEPQQPDTPEEKKNSSNVPAIVVSSAPVTPPSLSPPVVSAASPAVPSVEPAASPAANPAPAPAASTPAAPASKPSAGTNDPEEAARALAEKRRQAREQREREEQERLEQEQRNRILREEAMAREAEERKRREEEARFMAEQQRLRDEAQRAQEEKEAQERAKAEQEENERMQRQRDEAEAKAREEAERQRIEREKHFQKEEQERLERKKRLEEIMKRTRKSDAGDKKDVKASPQVNGKDTELNKAGNLQSPSTSVLSPSQGVSGPVVNGVQPTAHQNGVAANGEAADFEQIIQLNKGSNPGQQQSGLVSEPILAFEGGEPFLMKTGPMKPQHVAEVL, translated from the exons CTCTGCCCCTGCAGACAGACTCTCAGTCCATCCAGAATGGGGATAAGTCTTTGGGTAAAGACCTTCTGACTCCAGACGACTCAGCCATCACAGACCTCTCTCCTAAAACAGACTCCAGCTCCAAAACCGAGACCCCCACCAAGACAGATGCCTCCTCCAAGACAGATGGCAGGCCCTCCACCCCAGGCACCAGCAGCAGCCCTCAGCCCAAGAAAG ATTCGATGAGCTCAGAGCAACGACAGAAACTTGCCAAGGAGcggagggaggagagggccagaTATATCG AACAGCAAACTCAGCTGCAAG CGGCGAAGAAAGCCCAGtggctggagaaggaggagaaggccCGGCGTCTGAGGGAGAGCCAGCTGGAGGATCgcaggaggaagctggaggagcagcgACTGAAGGCAGAGAAACGCCGAGCACTGCTGGAGgagaagcaaagacagaaactaGAGAAGAACAAG GAGCGATATGAGGCAGCTATCAAGAGGTCCACAAAGAAGACGTGGGCCGAGATCCGCCAGCAGAGGTGGTCCTGGGCGGGCGGACTCAACCAGACCTCCCGCAGAGAAA GCAGATGCTCGGCCTCCACGGTCAACTTGCCGAGACAGGTGGACCCTGTCATTAACAACAGGCTGTCCAAGTCCTCTGCCACGCTCTGGAACTCCCCCAACAGAA CCCGCAGTCTGCGTCTGAGCCCGTGGGAGAGCCGGATCGTGGAGAGGCTCATGACGCCGACGCTGTCCTTCCTGGCCCGCAGCCGCAGCGCCGCCACCCTCCTCAACAACAGCGACTCTC CCTCTGCCAGTCCTCTGAATGCCTGCTCCCATCACCACCCGCACCAGAACGCCGCTGAGCGTTGGAGGGTCTCCTCCGCCAGCACGCCGGACATCACCCAGCGACAGCGCCGACGAAACTCCACACCG GTggataaaaagaagaaagagaagaaagacaaggagagggagaatgaaaaagagaagaacGCCCTCACAAAAGAGAAAGtgcagaagaagagacagacgaCATCACCTGTCACTACGACCACAAGATCCAGGCCAGAGACCAG caccCCAAAGCCCAAAAACAGACCCCCGTCGCCTGCCGCTCCCAAAAGCCGCCCCTTGTCCCCCTTggtgccagcagcagcagcaggagcagcagcagccgccgcCTCCAAGACCCCGATGGGCAAGAAGACACCTCCTCCCGGCGCCAAGACCCGACCCAAACGGGCCCAGACGCCCGCGAGGGTACAGCCCCAGACGGTCACTGCAGTCGCCGTGGAAACGGGCCACGAACCCCAGCAGCCCGACACcccagaggagaaaaaga ACTCCAGTAACGTTCCTGCCATCGTGGTGTCCTCTGCACCGGTCACGCCTCCTTCCCTCAGCCCACCGGTCGTATCAGCAGCTTCTCCCGCTGTGCCGAGCGTAGAGCCAGCTGCTTCTCCTGCCGCTAATCCTGCTCCTGCACCGGCTGCCTCCACCCCAGCTGCACCGGCCAGCAAGCCATCGGCAGGCACCAACGACCCAGAGGAGGCTGCTCGAGCCCTCGCAGAGAAACGCCGACAAGCCCGAGAGCAGAGGGAGCGGGAGGAGCAGGAGCGTctggagcaggagcagaggaacag GATCCTGCGGGAGGAGGCGATGGCCCGGGAGGCCGAGGAGAGGAAGcgcagggaggaggaggctcgATTCATGGCCGAGCAGCAGCGTCTGAGAGACGAAGCTCAGCGAGCtcaagaggagaaggaggcgcAGGAGCGAGCCAAAGCCGAGCAGGAGGAGAACGAGAGGATGCAGAGACAG cgGGATGAAGCTGAAGCCAAAGCCCGCGAGGAGGCCGAGCGTCAGCGcatagagagggagaaacactTCCAGAAAGAAGAGCAAGAGCGActggagaggaagaag CGCCTCGAGGAGATCATGAAGAGGACTCGGAAAAGTGATGCAGGCGATAAG AAGGATGTCAAAGCCTCTCCACAAGTCAACGGCAAAGACACAGAGCTCAATAAAG CTGGAAACCTGCAGAGCCCCAGCACATCAGTTCTCAGCCCGTCGCAAGGCGTCTCTGGTCCCGTCGTGAACGGCGTCCAGCCCACTGCTCACCAAAACGGCGTCGCGGCCAACGGAGAGGCGGCGGACTTCGAGCAGATCATCCAGCTAAACAAGGGCAGCAACCCTGGTCAACAGCAGAGCGGGCTGGTCAGCGAGCCAATCCTGGCGTTCGAGGGAGGAGAGCCCTTCCTGATGAAAACAGGCCCAATGAAGCCTCAGCATGTTGCAG AGGTCCTGTGA
- the LOC108884025 gene encoding MAP7 domain-containing protein 1 isoform X4, which yields METMDYKELGNNFEEKLTLTEKSLPLQTDSQSIQNGDKSLGKDLLTPDDSAITDLSPKTDSSSKTETPTKTDASSKTDGRPSTPGTSSSPQPKKDSMSSEQRQKLAKERREERARYIAAKKAQWLEKEEKARRLRESQLEDRRRKLEEQRLKAEKRRALLEEKQRQKLEKNKERYEAAIKRSTKKTWAEIRQQRWSWAGGLNQTSRRESRCSASTVNLPRQVDPVINNRLSKSSATLWNSPNRTRSLRLSPWESRIVERLMTPTLSFLARSRSAATLLNNSDSHSHHCSRSASASPLNACSHHHPHQNAAERWRVSSASTPDITQRQRRRNSTPVDKKKKEKKDKERENEKEKNALTKEKVQKKRQTTSPVTTTTRSRPETSTPKPKNRPPSPAAPKSRPLSPLVPAAAAGAAAAAASKTPMGKKTPPPGAKTRPKRAQTPARVQPQTVTAVAVETGHEPQQPDTPEEKKNSSNVPAIVVSSAPVTPPSLSPPVVSAASPAVPSVEPAASPAANPAPAPAASTPAAPASKPSAGTNDPEEAARALAEKRRQAREQREREEQERLEQEQRNRILREEAMAREAEERKRREEEARFMAEQQRLRDEAQRAQEEKEAQERAKAEQEENERMQRQRDEAEAKAREEAERQRIEREKHFQKEEQERLERKKRLEEIMKRTRKSDAGDKKDVKASPQVNGKDTELNKAGNLQSPSTSVLSPSQGVSGPVVNGVQPTAHQNGVAANGEAADFEQIIQLNKGSNPGQQQSGLVSEPILAFEGGEPFLMKTGPMKPQHVAEVL from the exons CTCTGCCCCTGCAGACAGACTCTCAGTCCATCCAGAATGGGGATAAGTCTTTGGGTAAAGACCTTCTGACTCCAGACGACTCAGCCATCACAGACCTCTCTCCTAAAACAGACTCCAGCTCCAAAACCGAGACCCCCACCAAGACAGATGCCTCCTCCAAGACAGATGGCAGGCCCTCCACCCCAGGCACCAGCAGCAGCCCTCAGCCCAAGAAAG ATTCGATGAGCTCAGAGCAACGACAGAAACTTGCCAAGGAGcggagggaggagagggccagaTATATCG CGGCGAAGAAAGCCCAGtggctggagaaggaggagaaggccCGGCGTCTGAGGGAGAGCCAGCTGGAGGATCgcaggaggaagctggaggagcagcgACTGAAGGCAGAGAAACGCCGAGCACTGCTGGAGgagaagcaaagacagaaactaGAGAAGAACAAG GAGCGATATGAGGCAGCTATCAAGAGGTCCACAAAGAAGACGTGGGCCGAGATCCGCCAGCAGAGGTGGTCCTGGGCGGGCGGACTCAACCAGACCTCCCGCAGAGAAA GCAGATGCTCGGCCTCCACGGTCAACTTGCCGAGACAGGTGGACCCTGTCATTAACAACAGGCTGTCCAAGTCCTCTGCCACGCTCTGGAACTCCCCCAACAGAA CCCGCAGTCTGCGTCTGAGCCCGTGGGAGAGCCGGATCGTGGAGAGGCTCATGACGCCGACGCTGTCCTTCCTGGCCCGCAGCCGCAGCGCCGCCACCCTCCTCAACAACAGCGACTCTC ACTCTCACCACTGCTCCCGTTCAGCCTCTGCCAGTCCTCTGAATGCCTGCTCCCATCACCACCCGCACCAGAACGCCGCTGAGCGTTGGAGGGTCTCCTCCGCCAGCACGCCGGACATCACCCAGCGACAGCGCCGACGAAACTCCACACCG GTggataaaaagaagaaagagaagaaagacaaggagagggagaatgaaaaagagaagaacGCCCTCACAAAAGAGAAAGtgcagaagaagagacagacgaCATCACCTGTCACTACGACCACAAGATCCAGGCCAGAGACCAG caccCCAAAGCCCAAAAACAGACCCCCGTCGCCTGCCGCTCCCAAAAGCCGCCCCTTGTCCCCCTTggtgccagcagcagcagcaggagcagcagcagccgccgcCTCCAAGACCCCGATGGGCAAGAAGACACCTCCTCCCGGCGCCAAGACCCGACCCAAACGGGCCCAGACGCCCGCGAGGGTACAGCCCCAGACGGTCACTGCAGTCGCCGTGGAAACGGGCCACGAACCCCAGCAGCCCGACACcccagaggagaaaaaga ACTCCAGTAACGTTCCTGCCATCGTGGTGTCCTCTGCACCGGTCACGCCTCCTTCCCTCAGCCCACCGGTCGTATCAGCAGCTTCTCCCGCTGTGCCGAGCGTAGAGCCAGCTGCTTCTCCTGCCGCTAATCCTGCTCCTGCACCGGCTGCCTCCACCCCAGCTGCACCGGCCAGCAAGCCATCGGCAGGCACCAACGACCCAGAGGAGGCTGCTCGAGCCCTCGCAGAGAAACGCCGACAAGCCCGAGAGCAGAGGGAGCGGGAGGAGCAGGAGCGTctggagcaggagcagaggaacag GATCCTGCGGGAGGAGGCGATGGCCCGGGAGGCCGAGGAGAGGAAGcgcagggaggaggaggctcgATTCATGGCCGAGCAGCAGCGTCTGAGAGACGAAGCTCAGCGAGCtcaagaggagaaggaggcgcAGGAGCGAGCCAAAGCCGAGCAGGAGGAGAACGAGAGGATGCAGAGACAG cgGGATGAAGCTGAAGCCAAAGCCCGCGAGGAGGCCGAGCGTCAGCGcatagagagggagaaacactTCCAGAAAGAAGAGCAAGAGCGActggagaggaagaag CGCCTCGAGGAGATCATGAAGAGGACTCGGAAAAGTGATGCAGGCGATAAG AAGGATGTCAAAGCCTCTCCACAAGTCAACGGCAAAGACACAGAGCTCAATAAAG CTGGAAACCTGCAGAGCCCCAGCACATCAGTTCTCAGCCCGTCGCAAGGCGTCTCTGGTCCCGTCGTGAACGGCGTCCAGCCCACTGCTCACCAAAACGGCGTCGCGGCCAACGGAGAGGCGGCGGACTTCGAGCAGATCATCCAGCTAAACAAGGGCAGCAACCCTGGTCAACAGCAGAGCGGGCTGGTCAGCGAGCCAATCCTGGCGTTCGAGGGAGGAGAGCCCTTCCTGATGAAAACAGGCCCAATGAAGCCTCAGCATGTTGCAG AGGTCCTGTGA
- the LOC108884025 gene encoding MAP7 domain-containing protein 1 isoform X7 — protein METMDYKELGNNFEEKLTLTEKSLPLQTDSQSIQNGDKSLGKDLLTPDDSAITDLSPKTDSSSKTETPTKTDASSKTDGRPSTPGTSSSPQPKKDSMSSEQRQKLAKERREERARYIAAKKAQWLEKEEKARRLRESQLEDRRRKLEEQRLKAEKRRALLEEKQRQKLEKNKERYEAAIKRSTKKTWAEIRQQRWSWAGGLNQTSRRETRSLRLSPWESRIVERLMTPTLSFLARSRSAATLLNNSDSHSHHCSRSASASPLNACSHHHPHQNAAERWRVSSASTPDITQRQRRRNSTPVDKKKKEKKDKERENEKEKNALTKEKVQKKRQTTSPVTTTTRSRPETSTPKPKNRPPSPAAPKSRPLSPLVPAAAAGAAAAAASKTPMGKKTPPPGAKTRPKRAQTPARVQPQTVTAVAVETGHEPQQPDTPEEKKNSSNVPAIVVSSAPVTPPSLSPPVVSAASPAVPSVEPAASPAANPAPAPAASTPAAPASKPSAGTNDPEEAARALAEKRRQAREQREREEQERLEQEQRNRILREEAMAREAEERKRREEEARFMAEQQRLRDEAQRAQEEKEAQERAKAEQEENERMQRQRDEAEAKAREEAERQRIEREKHFQKEEQERLERKKRLEEIMKRTRKSDAGDKKDVKASPQVNGKDTELNKAGNLQSPSTSVLSPSQGVSGPVVNGVQPTAHQNGVAANGEAADFEQIIQLNKGSNPGQQQSGLVSEPILAFEGGEPFLMKTGPMKPQHVAEVL, from the exons CTCTGCCCCTGCAGACAGACTCTCAGTCCATCCAGAATGGGGATAAGTCTTTGGGTAAAGACCTTCTGACTCCAGACGACTCAGCCATCACAGACCTCTCTCCTAAAACAGACTCCAGCTCCAAAACCGAGACCCCCACCAAGACAGATGCCTCCTCCAAGACAGATGGCAGGCCCTCCACCCCAGGCACCAGCAGCAGCCCTCAGCCCAAGAAAG ATTCGATGAGCTCAGAGCAACGACAGAAACTTGCCAAGGAGcggagggaggagagggccagaTATATCG CGGCGAAGAAAGCCCAGtggctggagaaggaggagaaggccCGGCGTCTGAGGGAGAGCCAGCTGGAGGATCgcaggaggaagctggaggagcagcgACTGAAGGCAGAGAAACGCCGAGCACTGCTGGAGgagaagcaaagacagaaactaGAGAAGAACAAG GAGCGATATGAGGCAGCTATCAAGAGGTCCACAAAGAAGACGTGGGCCGAGATCCGCCAGCAGAGGTGGTCCTGGGCGGGCGGACTCAACCAGACCTCCCGCAGAGAAA CCCGCAGTCTGCGTCTGAGCCCGTGGGAGAGCCGGATCGTGGAGAGGCTCATGACGCCGACGCTGTCCTTCCTGGCCCGCAGCCGCAGCGCCGCCACCCTCCTCAACAACAGCGACTCTC ACTCTCACCACTGCTCCCGTTCAGCCTCTGCCAGTCCTCTGAATGCCTGCTCCCATCACCACCCGCACCAGAACGCCGCTGAGCGTTGGAGGGTCTCCTCCGCCAGCACGCCGGACATCACCCAGCGACAGCGCCGACGAAACTCCACACCG GTggataaaaagaagaaagagaagaaagacaaggagagggagaatgaaaaagagaagaacGCCCTCACAAAAGAGAAAGtgcagaagaagagacagacgaCATCACCTGTCACTACGACCACAAGATCCAGGCCAGAGACCAG caccCCAAAGCCCAAAAACAGACCCCCGTCGCCTGCCGCTCCCAAAAGCCGCCCCTTGTCCCCCTTggtgccagcagcagcagcaggagcagcagcagccgccgcCTCCAAGACCCCGATGGGCAAGAAGACACCTCCTCCCGGCGCCAAGACCCGACCCAAACGGGCCCAGACGCCCGCGAGGGTACAGCCCCAGACGGTCACTGCAGTCGCCGTGGAAACGGGCCACGAACCCCAGCAGCCCGACACcccagaggagaaaaaga ACTCCAGTAACGTTCCTGCCATCGTGGTGTCCTCTGCACCGGTCACGCCTCCTTCCCTCAGCCCACCGGTCGTATCAGCAGCTTCTCCCGCTGTGCCGAGCGTAGAGCCAGCTGCTTCTCCTGCCGCTAATCCTGCTCCTGCACCGGCTGCCTCCACCCCAGCTGCACCGGCCAGCAAGCCATCGGCAGGCACCAACGACCCAGAGGAGGCTGCTCGAGCCCTCGCAGAGAAACGCCGACAAGCCCGAGAGCAGAGGGAGCGGGAGGAGCAGGAGCGTctggagcaggagcagaggaacag GATCCTGCGGGAGGAGGCGATGGCCCGGGAGGCCGAGGAGAGGAAGcgcagggaggaggaggctcgATTCATGGCCGAGCAGCAGCGTCTGAGAGACGAAGCTCAGCGAGCtcaagaggagaaggaggcgcAGGAGCGAGCCAAAGCCGAGCAGGAGGAGAACGAGAGGATGCAGAGACAG cgGGATGAAGCTGAAGCCAAAGCCCGCGAGGAGGCCGAGCGTCAGCGcatagagagggagaaacactTCCAGAAAGAAGAGCAAGAGCGActggagaggaagaag CGCCTCGAGGAGATCATGAAGAGGACTCGGAAAAGTGATGCAGGCGATAAG AAGGATGTCAAAGCCTCTCCACAAGTCAACGGCAAAGACACAGAGCTCAATAAAG CTGGAAACCTGCAGAGCCCCAGCACATCAGTTCTCAGCCCGTCGCAAGGCGTCTCTGGTCCCGTCGTGAACGGCGTCCAGCCCACTGCTCACCAAAACGGCGTCGCGGCCAACGGAGAGGCGGCGGACTTCGAGCAGATCATCCAGCTAAACAAGGGCAGCAACCCTGGTCAACAGCAGAGCGGGCTGGTCAGCGAGCCAATCCTGGCGTTCGAGGGAGGAGAGCCCTTCCTGATGAAAACAGGCCCAATGAAGCCTCAGCATGTTGCAG AGGTCCTGTGA